One segment of Mycolicibacterium baixiangningiae DNA contains the following:
- a CDS encoding nuclear transport factor 2-like protein: MVATLAPDAELVSPLSGRMVFRGRDDLRVLLAAIYGSLHELKWTDALGDGTVRVAVSEGKIAGIRFTDAMVFELDGVGRIRQLRPHLRPLLAIIVFAAMLGPKMARRLGVVRRALSHR, from the coding sequence ATGGTCGCGACCTTGGCTCCCGACGCCGAACTGGTGTCGCCGTTATCCGGCCGAATGGTGTTCCGAGGGCGAGACGATCTGCGGGTTTTGTTGGCGGCGATATACGGAAGCCTGCACGAGCTGAAATGGACCGATGCACTGGGCGATGGCACGGTGCGGGTCGCGGTGAGCGAGGGCAAGATCGCCGGCATTCGGTTTACGGATGCGATGGTGTTTGAACTCGACGGGGTCGGGCGGATCCGGCAACTCCGGCCGCATCTACGGCCGTTGCTTGCCATCATCGTGTTCGCGGCGATGCTCGGGCCAAAGATGGCCCGACGCCTCGGGGTGGTGCGCCGGGCGCTGTCTCACCGATAG